A region of Desulfolithobacter dissulfuricans DNA encodes the following proteins:
- a CDS encoding helix-hairpin-helix domain-containing protein: protein MRIRDESHRFGITFHRRLRNAHTLHSVLDEIPGIGPARKKLLLETFGSYRRLCQATPDELAALPGIGPVLAAILHSRLQDNRNTE, encoded by the coding sequence ATGCGAATCCGGGACGAATCCCATCGCTTCGGCATCACCTTTCATCGCCGGCTGCGCAATGCCCATACCCTCCACTCGGTCCTGGACGAGATACCCGGCATCGGCCCGGCCCGGAAAAAACTGCTCCTGGAAACTTTTGGCAGTTACCGGCGTCTCTGCCAGGCCACGCCGGACGAGTTGGCTGCCCTTCCCGGTATCGGCCCGGTCCTGGCCGCAATCCTGCATTCCCGCCTGCAGGACAACAGGAATACTGAATAA